One genomic segment of Actinopolymorpha sp. NPDC004070 includes these proteins:
- a CDS encoding NADH-quinone oxidoreductase subunit M produces MNNFPWLTVIGVLPAVGALVVALLPKGRDLLAKQTALAFSTVALVLAVVMAVRFDPARSSGGRFQFAEQHSWIPQFGVHYALGLDGIGLVLFLLTALLTPVVILASWNDADAPARAAGAAVDATGQPTDADKSDQQQRQGGVKTFFALMLALETLALGVFAATDVFLFYVLFEATLIPIYFLIGRFGGPRRSYAAVKFLIYSLVGGLLMLASVVGLYALSASQSKGNPSFLLHSLTELNIDPATQKWLFAGFFIAFAIKAPMWPVHTWLPDAAREATPGTSVLLVSILDKIGTFGMIRLCLQLFPEASQWATPAIIVLAVISVIYGAVLAIGQRDIKTVIAYSSVSHFGVIVLGIFAMTSQGQTGATLYMLNHGLSTAALFLVGGYLISRRGSSRIADFGGVDKVAPVLSGTFLFAALSGLALPGLAPFVSEFLALAGTFKRYEVAAIIATCSIILAALYMLILFQRTMTGPTAAAVAKMPDLRGREKLAIAPLVVLIIALGVFPKPALDVISPAVDATMKRVGVTDPAPKVPVTAPSEGTK; encoded by the coding sequence GTGAACAACTTCCCTTGGCTGACCGTCATCGGCGTGCTCCCCGCCGTCGGGGCGCTCGTGGTGGCGCTGCTCCCGAAGGGGCGCGACCTGCTGGCGAAGCAGACCGCGCTCGCCTTCTCCACGGTCGCGCTCGTGCTCGCCGTGGTGATGGCGGTGCGGTTCGACCCGGCGCGCTCGAGCGGGGGTCGGTTCCAGTTCGCCGAGCAGCACAGCTGGATCCCGCAGTTCGGCGTCCACTACGCCCTCGGCCTGGACGGCATCGGCCTGGTGCTGTTCCTGCTCACCGCGCTGCTCACGCCGGTGGTGATCCTGGCGTCGTGGAACGACGCGGACGCACCGGCCCGGGCGGCGGGCGCGGCGGTCGACGCGACCGGTCAGCCCACCGACGCGGACAAGTCGGATCAGCAGCAGCGGCAGGGCGGGGTGAAGACGTTCTTCGCGCTGATGCTGGCGCTGGAGACGCTGGCACTCGGGGTGTTCGCGGCCACCGACGTGTTCTTGTTCTACGTGCTGTTCGAGGCCACGCTGATCCCGATCTACTTCCTGATCGGCCGGTTCGGCGGCCCGCGCCGCAGCTACGCCGCGGTGAAGTTCCTGATCTACAGCCTTGTCGGCGGTCTGCTCATGCTGGCCTCGGTGGTCGGCCTGTACGCCCTGTCGGCGTCGCAGAGCAAGGGCAACCCGTCGTTCCTGCTGCACTCGCTGACCGAGCTGAACATCGACCCGGCCACCCAGAAGTGGCTGTTCGCCGGCTTCTTCATCGCGTTCGCGATCAAGGCGCCGATGTGGCCGGTGCACACCTGGCTGCCCGACGCCGCCCGGGAGGCGACCCCCGGCACCTCGGTGCTGCTGGTGTCGATCCTGGACAAGATCGGCACGTTCGGGATGATCCGGCTGTGCCTCCAGCTGTTCCCGGAGGCCTCGCAGTGGGCCACCCCGGCGATCATCGTGCTGGCCGTGATCAGCGTGATCTACGGCGCGGTCCTCGCGATCGGGCAGCGGGACATCAAGACGGTGATCGCCTACAGCTCGGTCTCCCACTTCGGTGTGATCGTGCTCGGCATCTTCGCGATGACCAGCCAGGGCCAGACCGGCGCGACGCTCTACATGCTCAACCACGGGTTGTCCACGGCGGCGCTGTTCCTGGTCGGCGGCTACCTCATCAGCCGGCGCGGCTCGTCGCGGATCGCCGACTTCGGCGGGGTGGACAAGGTGGCGCCGGTGCTGTCCGGCACGTTCCTGTTCGCCGCCCTGTCCGGGCTCGCGCTGCCCGGGCTGGCGCCGTTCGTCAGTGAGTTCCTGGCGCTGGCGGGCACGTTCAAGCGGTACGAGGTGGCGGCGATCATCGCCACCTGCAGCATCATCCTGGCTGCGCTGTACATGCTGATCCTCTTCCAGCGCACGATGACCGGCCCGACCGCCGCGGCGGTGGCGAAGATGCCCGACCTGCGTGGCCGGGAGAAACTCGCGATCGCTCCGCTGGTCGTCCTGATCATCGCGCTCGGGGTGTTCCCCAAGCCGGCGCTCGATGTCATCTCACCCGCCGTCGACGCGACGATGAAGCGGGTCGGTGTCACCGATCCGGCACCCAAGGTCCCCGTCACGGCTCCTTCGGAAGGTACGAAGTGA